The proteins below come from a single Azospirillum thiophilum genomic window:
- a CDS encoding tetratricopeptide repeat protein, with the protein MLIRRFFSLTVLLLMTVGVPAGAGQGNLRLDGLFHALRSATDAAYAESVEEHIWDFWLEHPDPAMVRDMRAGVLSLNGDDYQSALRAFDSAVARDPSYAEGWNKRAATHYMIGDYTAAMIDLRHALLLEPRHFGALVELGLVYLALGDEKPALRAFDAALAINPHLDHVRAQAESIRRRPAGIAL; encoded by the coding sequence ATGCTGATTCGCCGCTTCTTTTCCTTGACTGTGCTTTTGCTGATGACCGTCGGCGTACCGGCCGGGGCAGGTCAGGGGAATCTGCGTCTGGACGGTCTTTTCCATGCCCTGCGCAGCGCAACCGATGCGGCCTATGCCGAATCGGTGGAGGAGCATATCTGGGACTTCTGGCTCGAACATCCCGATCCGGCGATGGTTCGCGACATGCGAGCGGGTGTGCTCAGCCTGAACGGCGACGATTATCAGTCGGCGTTGCGTGCCTTCGATTCGGCGGTCGCCCGCGATCCGTCCTATGCCGAAGGGTGGAACAAGCGTGCCGCCACCCACTACATGATCGGCGACTATACCGCGGCGATGATCGACCTGCGCCACGCCCTGTTGCTGGAGCCCCGGCATTTCGGGGCGCTGGTCGAGCTGGGGTTGGTCTATCTGGCACTGGGCGACGAGAAACCCGCGCTACGGGCCTTCGACGCGGCGCTGGCGATCAATCCGCATCTCGACCATGTCCGCGCCCAGGCTGAGTCGATCCGGCGCCGGCCGGCCGGCATCGCGCTTTAG
- the rpsM gene encoding 30S ribosomal protein S13, whose product MARIAGVNIPAQKRVEIGLTYIHGIGPFKAKEICTKLAIPAERRVNELTDDEVLKIRETIDADYRVEGDLRREVAMNIKRLMDLGCYRGLRHRKGLPVRGQRTHTNARTRKGPAKPIAGKKK is encoded by the coding sequence GTGGCGCGTATCGCTGGCGTCAACATCCCCGCGCAGAAGCGTGTGGAGATCGGGTTGACCTACATCCATGGCATCGGCCCCTTCAAGGCCAAGGAAATCTGCACGAAGCTGGCTATCCCGGCCGAGCGTCGCGTGAACGAGCTGACGGACGACGAAGTCCTGAAGATCCGCGAAACCATCGACGCCGATTACCGCGTCGAGGGCGATCTTCGCCGCGAAGTCGCGATGAACATCAAGCGTCTGATGGATCTGGGCTGCTACCGTGGCCTGCGTCACCGCAAGGGCCTGCCGGTCCGCGGCCAGCGCACCCACACGAACGCCCGCACCCGCAAGGGCCCGGCCAAGCCGATCGCCGGCAAGAAGAAGTAA
- a CDS encoding DNA-directed RNA polymerase subunit alpha, translated as MLQKNWQELIKPSKLDIQPGDDADRFATVVAEPLERGFGLTLGNALRRILLSSLQGAAVTAIHVDGVLHEFSSIPGVREDVTDIVLNIKTMGLRMGGDGPKRMRLRAEGPGEVKAGMIETGPDIQVMDPELVICTLDNGARLNMELTVETGKGYVPASQNRPEDAPIGLIPIDALFSPVRKVSYKVDNARVGQVTDYDRLSMTVETNGSVKPDDAVALAARILQDQLQLFINFEEPTHAVSEEKHEEVPFNKNLLRKVDELELSVRSANCLKNDNIVYIGDLVQKTEAEMLRTPNFGRKSLNEIKEVLSQMGLHLGMEIPNWPPENIEELAKRLEEPY; from the coding sequence GTGCTTCAGAAGAACTGGCAGGAACTGATTAAGCCGAGCAAGCTGGACATCCAGCCCGGCGACGATGCCGACCGCTTCGCGACCGTGGTCGCCGAGCCGCTGGAACGCGGCTTCGGTCTGACCCTCGGCAACGCCCTGCGCCGCATCCTGCTCTCCTCGCTGCAGGGCGCCGCGGTCACGGCGATCCACGTCGACGGCGTGCTGCACGAGTTCTCGTCCATCCCCGGCGTCCGCGAGGACGTGACCGACATCGTCCTGAACATCAAGACGATGGGTCTGCGCATGGGCGGCGACGGCCCGAAGCGCATGCGCCTGCGCGCCGAAGGCCCGGGCGAGGTCAAGGCCGGCATGATCGAGACCGGTCCCGACATCCAGGTCATGGATCCGGAACTGGTCATCTGCACGCTGGACAACGGCGCGCGGCTGAACATGGAACTGACGGTCGAGACCGGCAAGGGCTATGTCCCGGCCAGCCAGAACCGCCCGGAAGACGCGCCGATCGGCCTGATTCCGATCGACGCCCTGTTCTCGCCGGTGCGCAAGGTGTCCTACAAGGTCGACAATGCCCGCGTCGGGCAGGTCACCGACTATGACCGCCTGTCGATGACGGTGGAGACCAACGGCTCGGTCAAGCCGGACGACGCGGTGGCGCTCGCCGCCCGCATCCTGCAGGACCAGCTGCAGCTGTTCATCAACTTCGAGGAGCCGACGCACGCCGTCTCCGAGGAGAAGCACGAGGAGGTTCCGTTCAACAAGAACCTGCTCCGCAAGGTGGACGAGCTGGAACTGTCGGTCCGGTCGGCCAACTGCCTCAAGAACGACAACATCGTCTATATCGGCGATCTGGTGCAGAAGACGGAGGCGGAAATGCTCCGCACCCCGAACTTCGGCCGCAAGTCGCTGAACGAGATCAAGGAAGTGCTGTCCCAGATGGGGCTGCACCTCGGTATGGAAATCCCGAACTGGCCGCCCGAGAACATCGAGGAACTGGCCAAGCGTCTGGAAGAGCCGTACTAA
- a CDS encoding cell envelope integrity EipB family protein: MLDRPSALPATVGAALVAAISAGALLVASPALAQPAATSMAAVGAKIQPHRAIYTMSLGSARNGSKVSDVRGRMMFEWADACDGWTTEQRFQLRFVYSEGDDMAMNTNYTTWEAKDGLRYRFNVRKLVNGELDEEVRGEANLKPDGAGTAQFTKPEPQEMDLPAGTMFPTAHTLAIIDHAQRNDPFFTRTIFDGSDAEGPTEVSTVVGKPGAPRESAKDPLLKVAKSWPVRMAFFPLQSEAAQPEYEMSLRLLENGIAESMQIDYGDFTVKAVLDKIEALPKSGC, from the coding sequence TTGCTCGACCGTCCCTCTGCCCTGCCGGCGACCGTCGGCGCGGCCCTCGTCGCAGCCATCTCCGCCGGTGCGCTCCTCGTGGCCTCCCCCGCCCTGGCCCAGCCGGCCGCCACGTCGATGGCGGCGGTCGGTGCCAAGATCCAGCCGCACCGGGCGATCTACACCATGTCGCTGGGATCGGCGCGCAACGGCTCGAAGGTCAGCGACGTCCGCGGACGCATGATGTTCGAATGGGCCGACGCCTGCGACGGCTGGACGACGGAGCAGCGCTTCCAGCTGCGCTTCGTCTACAGCGAAGGCGACGACATGGCGATGAACACCAACTACACGACCTGGGAGGCGAAGGACGGGCTGCGCTACCGCTTCAACGTCCGCAAGCTGGTGAACGGCGAGCTGGACGAGGAGGTGCGCGGCGAGGCGAACCTGAAGCCGGACGGCGCCGGCACCGCCCAGTTCACCAAGCCGGAACCGCAGGAGATGGATCTGCCGGCCGGCACCATGTTCCCGACCGCCCACACGCTGGCGATCATCGACCATGCCCAGCGCAACGATCCCTTCTTCACCCGCACCATCTTCGACGGATCGGATGCGGAAGGCCCGACCGAGGTGTCGACCGTCGTCGGCAAGCCGGGCGCACCCAGGGAATCGGCCAAGGATCCGCTGTTGAAGGTGGCCAAGTCCTGGCCCGTCCGCATGGCCTTCTTCCCGCTCCAGAGCGAAGCCGCCCAGCCGGAATACGAGATGAGCCTGCGCCTGCTGGAAAACGGCATCGCCGAGTCCATGCAGATCGACTATGGCGACTTCACCGTCAAGGCCGTGCTGGACAAGATCGAAGCGCTGCCCAAGTCAGGCTGCTGA
- the rpsK gene encoding 30S ribosomal protein S11 produces the protein MAKPSAASQRLRRRERKNITAGVAHVNASFNNTMITITDAQGNTIAWSSSGTMGFKGSRKSTPYAAQVAAEDAGRKAQEHGMKTLEVEVKGPGSGRESALRALQSIGFQITSIRDVTPIPHNGVRPPKKRRV, from the coding sequence ATGGCAAAGCCCTCCGCCGCTTCTCAGCGCCTGCGTCGTCGCGAGCGCAAGAACATCACCGCCGGCGTCGCTCATGTGAACGCCTCGTTCAACAACACGATGATCACCATCACCGACGCGCAGGGCAACACCATTGCCTGGTCGTCGTCGGGCACCATGGGCTTCAAGGGTTCGCGCAAGTCGACCCCCTACGCCGCCCAGGTGGCTGCCGAGGACGCCGGCCGCAAGGCCCAGGAACACGGCATGAAGACGCTGGAAGTCGAAGTGAAGGGTCCGGGTTCGGGGCGTGAGTCCGCCCTGCGCGCCCTGCAGTCGATCGGCTTCCAGATCACCTCGATCCGCGACGTCACGCCGATCCCGCACAACGGCGTTCGCCCGCCGAAGAAGCGTCGCGTCTGA
- a CDS encoding YqaA family protein encodes MLRSLYTRLQRLSARDDAVWWMSAISFAESSFFPLPPDVMLVPMCLAKPKRLWFYTNICAFASLVGGLLGYALGFYLFESVGRMIIDFYNAQESFQHFQEMFSEFGPWFLILKGITPIPYKLLTITAGFAHLDLTVFILCSIVARFSRFYMIAILLHFYGPQVQHIIEKRLMLVATVLLVVVVGGLLSFKFV; translated from the coding sequence ATGTTGCGTTCTCTTTACACGCGCCTCCAGCGCCTGTCCGCCCGCGACGATGCCGTCTGGTGGATGTCGGCGATCTCCTTTGCCGAAAGCTCCTTCTTTCCATTGCCGCCAGACGTGATGCTGGTGCCGATGTGCCTGGCGAAGCCCAAGCGGCTGTGGTTCTACACCAACATCTGCGCCTTCGCGTCGCTGGTGGGTGGGCTGCTGGGATATGCGCTGGGATTCTATCTGTTCGAGAGCGTCGGGCGGATGATCATCGACTTCTACAATGCCCAGGAGTCGTTCCAGCATTTCCAGGAGATGTTCTCGGAATTCGGCCCCTGGTTCCTGATCCTGAAGGGGATCACGCCGATCCCCTACAAGCTGTTGACCATCACCGCCGGATTCGCCCATCTCGACCTGACGGTCTTCATCCTCTGTTCGATCGTCGCACGCTTCTCGCGATTCTACATGATCGCCATCCTGCTGCACTTCTATGGGCCGCAGGTGCAGCACATCATCGAGAAGCGCCTGATGCTGGTGGCCACCGTCCTGCTGGTGGTGGTGGTCGGCGGCCTGCTCAGCTTCAAGTTCGTCTAG
- a CDS encoding 2-hydroxyacid dehydrogenase, which translates to MTSPAELPPAGRKVVLLTRRLPDAVEARAARDHRMVPNLEDRALSGLEIAARAAETGADAVLCCAGDRLDAAAIAALPDRVRVLATFSVGTDHIDLEAARARGLIVTNTPDVLTDATADIALLLLLGAARRASEGERMIRAGAWTGWSPTQLMGTHVGGKRLGIVGMGRIGQAVASRARAFGMAIHYSNRRRLAPELEQGATYHPDPEAMLPVCDVLSLHFPATAETRHWLNAERIDRLPLAAILINTARGSVVDDAAVIDALTRGRLAAAGLDVFENEPDLHPGYRDLPNAFLLPHLGSATVETRNAMGFKALDNIDAVMAGRPAPDRVV; encoded by the coding sequence ATGACAAGCCCTGCCGAGCTTCCTCCCGCCGGCCGTAAGGTCGTGCTGCTGACCCGCCGTCTGCCCGATGCGGTGGAGGCGCGGGCGGCACGCGACCACCGGATGGTGCCCAACCTGGAGGACCGGGCGCTCAGCGGGCTGGAGATCGCCGCCCGCGCCGCGGAAACGGGTGCCGACGCCGTTCTGTGCTGTGCCGGCGACCGGCTGGACGCCGCGGCCATCGCGGCATTGCCCGACCGGGTGCGGGTGCTGGCGACCTTCTCGGTCGGAACCGACCACATCGACCTGGAGGCGGCGCGTGCCCGCGGCCTGATCGTCACCAACACGCCGGACGTGCTGACCGACGCTACCGCCGACATCGCACTGCTGCTTCTGCTGGGGGCGGCGCGCCGCGCCTCGGAAGGGGAGCGGATGATCCGCGCCGGCGCCTGGACCGGCTGGTCGCCGACCCAGCTGATGGGAACCCATGTCGGGGGCAAGCGGCTGGGCATCGTCGGCATGGGGCGCATCGGCCAGGCGGTCGCCTCCCGCGCGCGGGCCTTCGGCATGGCGATCCATTACAGCAACCGCCGTCGCTTGGCGCCGGAACTGGAGCAGGGCGCCACCTACCATCCCGACCCGGAGGCGATGCTGCCGGTGTGCGATGTCCTGTCGCTTCATTTTCCGGCCACGGCGGAAACCCGGCATTGGCTGAACGCCGAACGGATCGATCGCTTGCCGCTGGCCGCCATCCTGATCAACACCGCGCGCGGCAGCGTGGTCGACGACGCGGCGGTGATCGACGCGCTGACGCGCGGCCGGCTGGCCGCCGCCGGGCTCGACGTGTTCGAGAACGAGCCGGATCTGCACCCCGGCTACCGCGACCTTCCCAACGCCTTTCTGTTGCCGCATCTGGGCAGCGCCACGGTGGAGACGCGCAACGCAATGGGGTTCAAGGCCCTGGACAACATCGATGCGGTGATGGCCGGGCGGCCCGCACCCGACCGGGTGGTGTAG
- a CDS encoding replication-associated recombination protein A → MAKRGESSGDAGLFSAAAPRPLADRLRPRTLDEVVGQDHLLKPDGPLGRMVAARRLASMVLWGPPGCGKTTIARLLAHSTDLHFEPLSAVFSGVADLRKIFDAARARRVAGQGTLLFIDEIHRFNRSQQDGFLPYVEDGTVTLVGATTENPSFELNAALLSRAQVFVLNRLDDAALERLLARAEAEMGRPLPLDADARAAVKAMADGDGRFCLNLCEELFALPADTLLDTNALAATIQRRAPLYDKAQEGHYNLISALHKSLRGSDTDAALYWYSRMLDGGEDPRYIARRLTRFAVEDIGLADPNALTQAIAAWEAYERLGSPEGELALAQLVIYLGTAPKSNAGYTAYKSAVRAAKETGSLMPPKHILNAPTKLMKNIGYGKGYEYDHDTEDGFSGQNYFPDGMARREFYKPVERGFERDLRKRLDYWAKLRERRGEE, encoded by the coding sequence ATGGCGAAACGCGGCGAGTCGAGCGGGGATGCCGGGCTGTTCTCGGCGGCGGCCCCCCGTCCGCTCGCCGACCGGCTGCGCCCGCGTACGCTGGACGAGGTGGTCGGGCAGGACCATCTGCTGAAGCCCGACGGGCCGCTGGGCCGCATGGTGGCGGCGCGGCGGCTGGCCTCCATGGTGCTGTGGGGGCCGCCGGGCTGCGGCAAGACCACCATCGCCCGCCTGCTGGCCCACAGCACCGACCTGCATTTCGAGCCGTTGTCGGCGGTGTTCTCCGGGGTCGCCGACCTGCGGAAAATCTTCGATGCCGCCCGCGCCCGCCGGGTGGCAGGGCAGGGCACCCTGCTGTTCATCGACGAGATCCATCGCTTCAACCGCTCCCAGCAGGACGGTTTCCTGCCTTACGTCGAGGACGGCACCGTCACGCTGGTGGGCGCCACCACCGAGAATCCGTCCTTCGAACTGAACGCCGCCTTGCTGTCGCGGGCGCAGGTGTTCGTGCTGAACCGTCTGGACGACGCGGCGCTCGAAAGGCTGCTGGCGCGGGCCGAGGCGGAGATGGGGCGGCCGCTGCCGCTCGATGCCGACGCACGGGCGGCGGTGAAGGCGATGGCGGACGGCGATGGCCGCTTCTGCCTGAATTTGTGCGAGGAACTGTTCGCGCTGCCCGCCGACACGCTGCTGGACACCAATGCGCTCGCCGCGACCATCCAGCGCCGCGCCCCGCTGTACGACAAGGCGCAGGAGGGGCACTACAACCTGATCAGCGCGCTGCACAAGTCGCTGCGCGGGTCGGACACCGATGCAGCGCTCTACTGGTACAGCCGGATGCTGGATGGCGGCGAGGATCCGCGCTACATCGCGCGCCGCCTGACCCGCTTCGCGGTGGAGGACATCGGGCTTGCCGACCCCAACGCCCTGACCCAGGCCATCGCCGCGTGGGAGGCCTATGAGCGGCTCGGCAGCCCGGAGGGCGAACTGGCCCTGGCGCAGTTGGTCATCTATCTGGGGACCGCGCCCAAGTCGAATGCCGGCTACACCGCCTACAAGTCGGCCGTGCGCGCGGCGAAGGAGACCGGCTCGCTGATGCCGCCCAAGCATATCCTGAACGCGCCGACCAAGCTGATGAAGAACATCGGCTACGGCAAGGGCTACGAGTACGACCACGACACTGAGGACGGCTTTTCCGGCCAGAATTATTTTCCGGACGGGATGGCGCGGCGCGAGTTCTACAAGCCGGTGGAGCGGGGATTCGAGCGGGATCTGCGCAAGCGCCTGGATTACTGGGCGAAGCTGCGCGAACGGCGCGGGGAGGAGTAG
- the rplQ gene encoding 50S ribosomal protein L17 produces the protein MRHGVSGRKFSKTSSHRKAMFSNMANAVIKHEQITTTLPKAKDLRPIVEKLITLGKKGGLANRRLAFAQLRDNDTVTKLFTVLADRYKDRQGGYSRVLKAGFRYGDAADMAVFELVDRDVAAKGQDSGPSQDVADAETAE, from the coding sequence ATGCGTCACGGCGTTTCGGGACGTAAGTTCAGCAAGACCAGCAGCCACCGCAAGGCCATGTTCTCGAACATGGCGAACGCGGTGATCAAGCACGAGCAGATCACCACCACCCTGCCGAAGGCGAAGGACCTGCGTCCGATCGTCGAGAAGCTGATCACGCTCGGCAAGAAGGGTGGCCTGGCCAACCGTCGTCTGGCGTTCGCCCAGCTGCGCGACAACGACACGGTGACCAAGCTGTTCACCGTGCTGGCCGACCGCTACAAGGACCGCCAGGGTGGCTACAGCCGCGTCCTGAAGGCCGGCTTCCGCTATGGCGACGCCGCCGACATGGCGGTGTTCGAGCTGGTCGACCGCGACGTCGCCGCCAAGGGTCAGGATTCGGGCCCGTCGCAGGACGTCGCCGATGCCGAGACCGCCGAGTGA
- a CDS encoding GGDEF domain-containing protein, whose amino-acid sequence MNAIVAALDLKHHASDRFDAPGNWSPVALASRVGLLRGTERQALDETISLLAEAKDTIAELQERIAYLESLTMTDELTGLLNRRGFYSHFRRELASARRHGTAGGLLVMIDLDGFKAINDTHGHIAGDAYLRQVARMIVANVRQEDVVARLGGDEFAVLLTNTDTANGLVRARQLAAIADASHVEWAGHALPVRFSVGTQSYGADDGEDEVMRRADAMMYGAKGARRRDAKRRTKRVA is encoded by the coding sequence ATGAATGCCATCGTCGCCGCCCTGGACCTGAAGCACCATGCTTCCGACCGTTTCGACGCGCCGGGCAACTGGTCGCCGGTCGCGCTGGCTTCGCGTGTCGGGCTTTTGCGGGGAACCGAACGCCAGGCGCTGGACGAGACGATCTCGCTGCTCGCCGAGGCCAAGGATACGATCGCCGAGTTGCAGGAGCGCATCGCCTACCTCGAAAGCCTGACGATGACGGATGAGCTGACCGGCCTGCTGAACCGGCGCGGTTTCTACAGCCATTTCCGGCGCGAACTGGCCTCGGCCCGCCGTCACGGCACGGCGGGCGGCCTGCTGGTCATGATCGACCTGGACGGCTTCAAGGCCATCAACGACACCCATGGCCACATCGCCGGCGACGCCTATCTGCGGCAGGTGGCCCGCATGATCGTGGCCAATGTCCGGCAGGAGGATGTGGTTGCCCGCCTCGGCGGCGACGAGTTCGCGGTGCTGCTGACCAACACCGACACCGCGAACGGTCTCGTCCGCGCCCGCCAGTTGGCCGCCATCGCCGATGCCTCCCACGTGGAATGGGCCGGGCATGCCCTGCCGGTCCGCTTCTCGGTCGGGACGCAGTCCTATGGCGCCGACGACGGCGAGGATGAGGTGATGCGCCGCGCCGACGCCATGATGTATGGCGCCAAGGGCGCCCGCCGGCGCGATGCCAAGCGCAGGACGAAGCGGGTGGCCTGA
- the pyk gene encoding pyruvate kinase — MTMTGTSGPSGGIRIRRSRLTKIVATLGPSSASPEVIARLFETGVDVFRLNFSHGSHADHGARLAVLRDLEARTGRPIAVMADLQGPKLRIATFAAGPVALAPGQRFRLDLSMEPGDTTRVGLPHPEIFAALTPETDLLLDDGRVRLRVAACGADFAETVVVSGTRLSDRKGVNVPGVVLPLSPLTPKDREDLAFALDQGVDWVALSFVQRPEDVAEARRLIGGRAALLSKLEKPQAIAHLADIIEMSDAIMVARGDLGVELPAEDVPTLQKRIIRESRRAGKPVIVATQMLESMVSAPAPTRAEASDVATAVYDGADAVMLSAETAAGAYPVEAVSIMDRIARRVEHDPLYRTIMDAQHPDPQKTSADAITAAARQVAHTIQAAAIVTYTTSGSTTLRAARERPEVPILCLTSALDTARRLQLVFGVHAVHTEDVANFSEMVQTAARAAHADGIAAEGQRLVITAGVPFGTPGNTNILRIAWVGAE, encoded by the coding sequence ATGACCATGACTGGCACTTCCGGCCCATCCGGCGGCATCCGAATCCGGCGGTCCCGCCTGACCAAGATCGTCGCCACGCTCGGCCCGTCCTCCGCCTCGCCCGAGGTGATCGCCCGGCTGTTCGAGACCGGAGTCGACGTCTTCCGCCTGAACTTCAGCCACGGCAGCCATGCCGACCACGGCGCCCGGCTGGCGGTGCTGCGCGATCTGGAGGCCCGCACCGGCCGTCCCATCGCGGTGATGGCCGACCTCCAGGGGCCGAAGCTGCGGATCGCCACCTTCGCCGCCGGGCCGGTCGCCCTGGCGCCCGGACAGCGGTTCCGCCTCGACCTGTCGATGGAGCCGGGGGACACGACCCGCGTCGGCCTGCCCCATCCGGAGATCTTCGCAGCATTGACGCCGGAGACCGACCTGCTGCTCGACGATGGCCGGGTGCGGCTGCGGGTGGCCGCCTGCGGTGCCGATTTCGCCGAGACGGTCGTCGTCTCCGGAACGCGGCTGTCCGACCGCAAGGGTGTCAACGTTCCCGGAGTCGTGCTGCCGCTCTCCCCCCTCACGCCGAAGGACCGCGAGGATCTGGCCTTCGCGCTCGACCAGGGCGTCGACTGGGTGGCGCTCAGCTTCGTCCAGCGGCCGGAGGACGTGGCCGAGGCGCGCCGGCTGATCGGCGGCCGTGCCGCCCTGCTGTCGAAGCTGGAGAAGCCGCAGGCCATCGCCCATCTGGCCGATATCATCGAGATGTCGGATGCCATCATGGTGGCGCGCGGCGACCTGGGCGTCGAATTGCCGGCGGAGGATGTGCCGACCCTGCAGAAGCGCATCATCCGCGAATCGCGGCGGGCCGGAAAGCCGGTAATCGTCGCCACCCAGATGCTGGAATCGATGGTCTCCGCCCCTGCCCCGACCCGTGCCGAGGCGTCGGATGTCGCCACCGCGGTCTATGACGGCGCCGATGCGGTGATGCTGTCGGCGGAGACGGCTGCCGGCGCCTATCCGGTGGAGGCCGTGTCGATCATGGACCGCATTGCCCGGCGGGTGGAGCATGACCCGCTCTACCGCACCATCATGGACGCCCAGCATCCCGACCCGCAGAAGACCTCGGCCGACGCCATCACCGCCGCGGCCCGCCAGGTCGCCCACACCATCCAGGCGGCGGCCATCGTCACCTACACCACCAGCGGCTCGACCACGCTGAGGGCCGCACGCGAACGACCGGAGGTGCCGATCCTCTGCCTGACCTCGGCGCTGGACACGGCGCGGAGGCTTCAACTCGTGTTCGGCGTCCATGCCGTCCACACCGAAGATGTCGCCAATTTTTCCGAGATGGTGCAGACGGCTGCACGCGCCGCGCATGCGGACGGCATCGCCGCCGAAGGCCAGCGGCTGGTCATCACCGCCGGCGTGCCCTTCGGCACCCCCGGCAACACCAACATCCTGCGGATCGCCTGGGTCGGGGCGGAGTGA
- a CDS encoding response regulator: MSAEPGGPMVTGAKPMKTVLIVEDNELNMKLFHDLLEAHGYDTLQTRDGMEAIKLARQHRPDLILMDIQLPEVSGLEVTRWIKDDPELRSIPVVAVTAFAMKGDEEKIRRGGCEDYVAKPISVVKFLETVKKFLN; encoded by the coding sequence ATGTCAGCGGAGCCGGGCGGTCCGATGGTGACCGGTGCGAAGCCGATGAAGACCGTCCTCATCGTCGAGGACAACGAGCTGAACATGAAGCTCTTCCATGACCTGCTCGAAGCGCATGGCTACGACACGTTGCAGACCCGCGACGGCATGGAGGCGATCAAGTTGGCCCGCCAGCACCGCCCCGACCTGATCCTGATGGACATCCAGCTTCCCGAAGTGTCGGGGCTGGAGGTCACACGCTGGATCAAGGACGATCCGGAGTTGCGGAGCATCCCGGTCGTCGCGGTGACAGCGTTCGCCATGAAGGGCGACGAGGAAAAAATTCGCCGGGGTGGCTGTGAGGACTATGTTGCGAAGCCCATATCAGTCGTGAAGTTCCTTGAGACGGTAAAGAAGTTTCTCAACTGA